The nucleotide sequence AAAAATATCCAAAAAAAAATTTCATAGGGATAGACATTAAAGGTGCTCGTTTTTGGAGAGGAGCAAAAACTGCTATTGAAGAAAACATTGAAAATGTAGCTTTTATAAGAACACAAATAGAACTTATAGAATATGCATTTGCTGAAAACGAAGTAGATGAAATTTGGATAACCTTTCCAGATCCTCAAATAAAATACAAGCGTACAAAACACAGAATGACTAATACAGAATTTCTAAAACGCTACAAAAAAGTATTAAAACCAGAAGGTGTGGTTAACCTAAAAACTGACAGCGAGTTTATGCATGGTTACACATTAGGGCTATTACATGGAGAAGGTCATGAGGTGCTTTATGCTAACCATAATGTGTACAAACAAGAAGGTAGTCCAGACGAAGTTACAAGCATTCAAACTTTTTATGAAAGTCAATATTTAGAGCAAAACAAACCAATTACGTATATTAGGTTCAAAATTAAGTAAACGTTGGATATTACTTTTATCTTCTTTTTAGGTTTAGTTATTGCATTTGTTGGTGTAATTCCTCCAGGATTGCTTAATATGACAGCTGCAAAAATAAGCTTAAAAGAAGATGCAAATCGAGGCATTTTATTTTCTATTGGTGTTTGTGTTGTTGTGTGTTTACAAACGTATCTTGCAGCTATTTTTGCAAAATATTTGAGCAATCATCCCGAAGTCATTACTATTCTTCAGCGAGTAGCCTTTGTCATATTCGTTTTAATAACCATCTATTTTTTGTTGTTAGCGAGAAAACAACCTAAGCCAGATGTTGAGGCTAATGTAAGGAGTAAGCACAGACGATTTTTTCAAGGAATGCTTTTATCTGCTTTAAACGTATTTCCTATTCCTTACCAAGCATATATGACCTTGACTTTAGCGTCATTTGGCTGGTTAACTTTTGAAACTTATAGTATTATATCTTATGTAGCAGGAGCAGCTTCAGGGACATTTG is from Pontimicrobium sp. SW4 and encodes:
- a CDS encoding LysE family transporter, translated to MDITFIFFLGLVIAFVGVIPPGLLNMTAAKISLKEDANRGILFSIGVCVVVCLQTYLAAIFAKYLSNHPEVITILQRVAFVIFVLITIYFLLLARKQPKPDVEANVRSKHRRFFQGMLLSALNVFPIPYQAYMTLTLASFGWLTFETYSIISYVAGAASGTFVMLYIYIFFFDKIKNEKLTSQKSMNYIIGTITGIIAVFTLINIIKEI
- the trmB gene encoding tRNA (guanosine(46)-N7)-methyltransferase TrmB, producing the protein MGSKNKLKRFKENETFNNVFQPSRVDLVEGGYKLKGNWRQHFFKNNNPLVLELGCGKGEYSVELAKKYPKKNFIGIDIKGARFWRGAKTAIEENIENVAFIRTQIELIEYAFAENEVDEIWITFPDPQIKYKRTKHRMTNTEFLKRYKKVLKPEGVVNLKTDSEFMHGYTLGLLHGEGHEVLYANHNVYKQEGSPDEVTSIQTFYESQYLEQNKPITYIRFKIK